Proteins encoded by one window of Sphaerodactylus townsendi isolate TG3544 linkage group LG04, MPM_Stown_v2.3, whole genome shotgun sequence:
- the CHRDL2 gene encoding chordin-like protein 2 has product MIAEAGDIVFGLGFLLLSLTSKTDAIPDLGIFCLFNGQRYNPGESWHPYLEPHGVMYCIKCTCFEDTNVSCYQIQCPALPCPNPIMDPQQCCGRCPEFYSQPGLEEEPVDSSCEYNGATYQNGDIFTASELFPSKQSNQCTQCSCSEGQIYCGLVTCPELFCASPQTISDSCCPICRDNSYDSLMDEEPLQLNGRSREQCAGETKSEAADMPTGASLEFAPNSGKQRGGGTTVKIILKERHKRACAYNGKTYSHGEVWHPTFRYFVPLPCILCTCRDGIQDCQNVVCPGEYPCEEPQHVEGKCCKVCPGDETAAATADNPNKCRVTIYMFIASSSEKDNLRKIAIERESSDYVEIYIWKLVKGIFHLVQIQKVNKLEFRKEVQNFRMLSHTNEAYWNAFLVQGPEVKLAEGSDKEMRNL; this is encoded by the exons ATCTGGGCATCTTCTGTTTGTTTAATGGGCAGAGGTACAACCCAGGAGAGAGTTGGCATCCTTACCTGGAACCCCATGGAGTGATGTACTGCATCAAATGCACCTGTTTTGAG GATACCAACGTCAGCTGCTATCAGATCCAGTGCCCTGCGCTCCCGTGTCCAAACCCCATTATGGACCCCCAGCAATGCTGCGGCAGGTGCCCAG AGTTTTACAGTCAACCTGGACTCGAGGAGGAGCCCGTCGATTCCTCCTGCGAATACAACGGGGCAACGTACCAAAACGGCGATATTTTTACCGCCAGTGAACTTTTCCCTTCTAAGCAGTCCAACCAGTGCACACAATGCAGCTGCTCG GAAGGCCAGATCTACTGTGGCTTGGTGACCTGCCCGGAGCTGTTCTGTGCCTCCCCTCAAACCATCTCTGATTCCTGCTGTCCCATCTGCAGAG ATAATTCCTATGACAGCTTGATGGATGAGGAGCCCCTACAGCTGAAT GGCCGCTCAAGGGAACAGTGCGCAGGGGAGACAAAAAGCGAAGCAGCTGATATGCCAACTGGCGCTTCGCTGGAGTTTGCCCCTAACAGCGGCAAGCAGAGAGGCGGTGGCACGACCGTCAAAATCATTTTGAAAGAAAGGCATAAGAGAG caTGCGCCTACAACGGGAAGACGTACTCCCACGGGGAAGTGTGGCACCCGACTTTCCGTTACTTTGTGCCCCTGCCGTGCATCTTGTGCACCTGCCGGGACGGGATCCAGGACTGCCAAAACGTCGTGTGCCCCGGCGAGTACCCTTGCGAAGAGCCTCAGCACGTAGAAGGGAAATGCTGCAAAGTCTGCCCAG GTGACGAGACAGCGGCCGCCACAGCGGACAACCCCAACAAATGCCGAGTGACCATCTACATGTTCATTGCTTCCAGCTCTGAAAAAGATAACTTGAGGAAAATCGCCATCGAGAGGGAATCCTCAGACTATGTGGAAATCTATATCTGGAAGCTGGTGAAAG GTATATTTCACCTGGTTCAGATCCAGAAGGTGAACAAACTGGAGTTCAGGAAAGAAGTCCAGAACTTCCGGATGCTCTCCCACACAAACGAAG CTTATTGGAACGCATTTTTGGTGCAGGGACCAGAAGTGAAACTCGCCGAGGGCTCAGACAAAGAAATGAGGAACTTATAA